From Woronichinia naegeliana WA131, the proteins below share one genomic window:
- a CDS encoding IS1634 family transposase has protein sequence MTQLNVKNLDHLGIIAAIVDELGLVDYINEQLGENDRAKISAGLVVKAMILNGLGFINSPLYLFSRFFEDKPVEHLLGKGIKASDLNDDRLGRVLDLIFMAGISRLFLGICLKAVEIFKIVMKSSHLDSSSLSVQGEYKLSVEREDKESQIIHITHGYSKDKRPDLKQFVLNLVCWGDGDIPAFLELGDGNQSDKKEFAKLLKKFNEQWQFDGLYIADSALYSADNLQKLTGIYWLCSVPKTIREVQDAVSQLASEQFITTDLEGYRLTSLESEYGGVKQRWIVVDSEQKKALDLKQLTKKTEKATAQAQRQLEQLQRQEFACREDALTALSRWEKSLEWHLLQDLTVVEKCHYGHRGKPRPHEQPIRRSYHAQATFSLNSAKVQASERAAGRFVLATNQLDGDSLSDEQLLVHYKQQQGVERGFRFLKDPLFLASSVFLKTPERIMALSFIMVLCLLVYSLGQRKLRLALAEQEETVPNQLGKPTQRPTLRWIFQMLRGVHWVVLDNCPQIINLTLERERILRFFGATTCQYYLLS, from the coding sequence ATGACCCAATTAAACGTTAAAAATCTCGACCATTTAGGAATAATCGCGGCGATAGTTGATGAACTAGGTCTAGTGGATTATATCAATGAACAACTAGGAGAAAATGACCGTGCTAAAATCAGTGCGGGTCTGGTAGTGAAAGCGATGATTCTCAATGGCTTAGGCTTTATCAACTCTCCTTTATATTTGTTCAGTCGTTTTTTTGAAGATAAACCAGTAGAACATCTTTTAGGAAAAGGAATAAAAGCCAGCGACCTGAATGATGACCGTTTAGGGAGAGTCTTAGATTTAATCTTTATGGCCGGCATCAGCCGTTTGTTTCTCGGAATTTGTCTAAAAGCCGTAGAAATCTTCAAAATAGTGATGAAAAGTTCCCATTTAGACTCCAGTTCATTATCGGTACAAGGGGAATATAAATTATCGGTGGAGAGAGAAGACAAAGAAAGCCAAATAATCCATATCACTCATGGCTATTCAAAGGATAAGCGACCAGACTTGAAACAATTTGTCTTGAATCTAGTCTGTTGGGGGGATGGCGACATTCCCGCTTTTCTCGAATTAGGAGATGGCAATCAAAGTGATAAAAAAGAGTTTGCTAAACTCTTGAAAAAGTTCAATGAGCAGTGGCAATTCGATGGTTTGTATATAGCAGATTCAGCCTTATACAGTGCCGATAACTTGCAAAAGTTAACCGGCATATACTGGTTATGTTCTGTGCCGAAAACGATTAGAGAAGTGCAGGATGCGGTCAGTCAATTAGCCTCGGAGCAATTCATCACAACTGATTTAGAGGGCTATCGTCTTACCTCCTTAGAAAGTGAATATGGGGGAGTCAAACAACGTTGGATAGTGGTAGATAGCGAGCAAAAAAAAGCTTTAGACCTCAAACAACTGACGAAGAAGACAGAGAAAGCAACGGCTCAAGCTCAAAGACAATTAGAACAATTACAGCGTCAGGAATTTGCTTGTCGGGAGGATGCTTTAACCGCCCTGAGCCGATGGGAGAAGAGTTTAGAATGGCATCTTCTTCAAGACCTAACTGTCGTCGAAAAATGTCATTACGGTCATCGAGGTAAACCCCGTCCCCATGAACAGCCCATTCGTCGTAGCTATCATGCCCAAGCCACTTTCAGCCTCAATAGTGCGAAAGTTCAAGCTTCAGAGCGGGCAGCAGGACGTTTTGTCTTGGCGACGAATCAGCTAGATGGAGACTCTTTGAGCGATGAGCAACTGCTTGTCCACTACAAGCAACAGCAAGGGGTAGAGCGAGGTTTTCGCTTCCTTAAAGACCCTCTGTTTTTGGCGTCCAGTGTTTTTCTCAAAACCCCTGAGCGGATTATGGCATTGAGTTTCATCATGGTGTTGTGTTTACTGGTGTACAGCTTGGGACAACGTAAACTGAGACTGGCTCTGGCAGAGCAGGAGGAGACTGTGCCTAATCAGTTGGGAAAGCCGACTCAGCGTCCGACACTGCGTTGGATTTTTCAGATGTTGAGAGGAGTTCATTGGGTTGTACTGGATAATTGTCCCCAAATAATCAATCTAACGCTTGAGCGAGAGAGGATTTTGCGCTTTTTTGGGGCTACTACTTGTCAGTATTATCTTTTGTCATAA